Proteins found in one Sorghum bicolor cultivar BTx623 chromosome 1, Sorghum_bicolor_NCBIv3, whole genome shotgun sequence genomic segment:
- the LOC110431677 gene encoding uncharacterized protein LOC110431677, translated as MQIASSPSPSEPWTQEVPSPPRSVPQLQEAPIDVSEQIADPVDLGTSLVAPPEQTITIPLQAEVVPSAIPANQTIVPAAFPRHRQEITLKQEQDSPNSLLSFAIDISDDEGEEASSSQAVGITSVEIKAMLEDLLALLHQDTAQLVDDSDLTKVIFKTLRGQNLADAEEILFQAAHLESCQLQYQKAIQRLADRAAHAQLTEEMLQVKHAADEKHKSIGVLQSSRDELKQKISNLSAKREARLAELKQVEEALAQAQQEES; from the exons ATGCAAATAGCAtcctctccttctccatcgGAGCCCTGGACACAAGAAGTACCTTCTCCCCCTCGATCGGTACCCCAGCTGCAAGAAGCACCAATCGATGTATCTGAACAGATTGCCGATCCGGTTGATCTGGGCACATCATTGGTCGCCCCTCCAGAACAGACAATCACCATACCTCTTCAAG CTGaagtcgttccatcggcaatcccaGCCAATCAAACTATAGTACCAGCTGCATTTCCACGTCacagacaggaaatcaccctgaagcaa GAGCAAGATTCCCCAAATAGCCTATTATCCTTTGCtatcgacatctctgatgatgaaggtgaggaagcaagctcttctcaggcgGTTGGAATCACATCGGTAGAAATCAAGGCCATGTTGGAAGACTTATTAGCTCTGTTgcaccaagacacagcccagctAGTGGACGATTCTGATCTGACCAAAGTCATATTCAAGACCCTCCGTGGCCAAAATCTAGCCGATGcagaagaaatcctcttccaagctgccCACCTAGAAAGCTGCCAACTCCAGTATCAGAAGGCtattcagcgccttgccgatagagctgctcatgcccagCTCACAGAGGAGATGCTGCAAGTAAAGCATGCTGCTGatgaaaaacacaagagcatcggcgttCTGCAGTCCTCAAGAGATgagctgaaacaaaagatctccaatctatcggcaaaaagagaagcccggctagctgaacttaaacaagtggaagaagccctagctcaagctcaacaggaagaaagctag